CATTATTTATGGAAGGTGGCGGTCCAAACTTTGGTTGGACCTTCTATGCGCCGCTTTCAACAACGTATGCGCCACCTTCGGTAACGTTCTTTATCTTTGGTGTTCACATCATGGGTGCGTCATCGATCATGGGTGCGATTAACATTATCGCGACTATCGTCAATATGCGTGCACCGGGCATGACCTACATGAAGATGCCTCTGTTCGTTTGGACTTGGTTAATTACGGCTTTCTTATTAGTTGCGGTAATGCCGGTTCTTGCGGGTGCGGTAACCATGATGTTAATGGATATCCACTTTGGTACTTCGTTCTTTAGTGCTGCAGGTGGTGGTGATCCAGTTCTATTCCAGCATGTTTTCTGGTTCTTTGGTCACCCTGAAGTTTATATCATCATTTTGCCGGCATTCGGTGTGGTTTCTGAAATCATTCCAACCTTCTCACGTAAGCCGCTTTTCGGTTATGCGTCGATGGTTTATGCAACAGCAGCTATNGCATTCCTTTCGTTCATTGTATGGGCTCACCATATGTTTACCGTAGGTATGCCTGTTGCAGGTGAGCTCTACTTCATGTGGGCAACCATGTTAATTGCTATCCCGACGGCGGCGAAGGTATTTAACTGGGTTACTACCATGTTTAAAGGCTCGATCAGCTTTGAAACGCCAATGCTTTTCTCAATCGCTTTCGTGATTCTTTTCACCGTAGGTGGTTTTACAGGCATTATGCTTTCAATCGCCCCGAATGACTTCCAGTACCATGACTCATACTTTGTTGTAGCGCATTTCCACTACACCATGGTTGCAGGTGCGATCTTCTCGATCTCAGCAGCGACCTATTACTGGTTACCTAAGTGGTGCGGTAAGATGTACAACGAAACGATGGGTAAAGTGCATTTCTGGATCGGCTTTGTCGGCTTTAACTTAACCTTCTTCCCGCAGCATTTTGTTGGCTTAGCAGGTATGCCGCGTCGTATTCCAGATTACAATATGGTTTTCGCTGACTTCAATATGATGTCGTCGATTGGTGCCTTTATTTATGGTTCAGCACAGCTATTGTTCCTATACAATGTTGTTTCAACCATTCGTAATGGTCGTCCGGTTTCAGAAGATAAAGTCTGGGAAGGTGCGCAAGGATTGGAGTGGACAATTCCAACGCCAGCGCCATACCACACTTTCGAGGTACCACCTCAAGTCAAATAAACGCTGTTTATGATGTGAGGTAGAGAGGTAAACATGGCTAAACAAAATGCTGACAAACTGGTCATTAAGTTGTTTGCAGGCGCTCTGGCCATGTTTGCGTTCGGTTTTGCATTGATTCCGCTATATGATGTATTTTGCGATATCGCAGGTATTAATGGCAAAACCGCCGATGCCGCTTATGAAGCGGTAGAAGTTCAAGTCGATACCAGCCGTACGGTTACAATTCAATTTGTGGCTGAAAATAACGACGGCATGGTGTGGGACTTCAAGCCTGAGGTCACCAGTATTAAGGTGCACCCCGGCCAAGCAACCAATACAACGTTTTTTGCTAGCAATCCAACCCCGCGAAATATGGTTGCGCA
This genomic window from Pseudomonadales bacterium contains:
- the ctaD gene encoding cytochrome c oxidase subunit I, whose amino-acid sequence is MAHGPAKGISRWLLTTNHKDIGGMYLWFSFAMFILGGSFAMIIRAELFQPGLQLVEPNFFNQMTTMHGLVMVFGAIMPAFVGLANYMIPMQIGAPDMALPRMNNWSFWILPFAFAILVSSLFMEGGGPNFGWTFYAPLSTTYAPPSVTFFIFGVHIMGASSIMGAINIIATIVNMRAPGMTYMKMPLFVWTWLITAFLLVAVMPVLAGAVTMMLMDIHFGTSFFSAAGGGDPVLFQHVFWFFGHPEVYIIILPAFGVVSEIIPTFSRKPLFGYASMVYATAAXAFLSFIVWAHHMFTVGMPVAGELYFMWATMLIAIPTAAKVFNWVTTMFKGSISFETPMLFSIAFVILFTVGGFTGIMLSIAPNDFQYHDSYFVVAHFHYTMVAGAIFSISAATYYWLPKWCGKMYNETMGKVHFWIGFVGFNLTFFPQHFVGLAGMPRRIPDYNMVFADFNMMSSIGAFIYGSAQLLFLYNVVSTIRNGRPVSEDKVWEGAQGLEWTIPTPAPYHTFEVPPQVK
- a CDS encoding cytochrome c oxidase assembly protein, whose product is MAKQNADKLVIKLFAGALAMFAFGFALIPLYDVFCDIAGINGKTADAAYEAVEVQVDTSRTVTIQFVAENNDGMVWDFKPEVTSIKVHPGQATNTTFFASNPTPRNMVAQAIPSVSPGRAAEFFHKTECFCFNKQELAGRSDIDMPLQFIVDQDLPDDIQTITLAYTIFDVTPQPDDAQVAAQ